The genomic window CGGCCGACTCCAGGTGTTCGCGGACGCGCTCCTTGAGCGCGTATCCCGCGTGGTCGGATGCGATCGAGACTCTCATCGTTCGTTCTCCAGGATCCTCGGCAACGCCGATCTCAGCAGGTCACGGATCAGACCGTACGAGCTACGGTACTCGTCGAGGTCGCCGCCGATCGGGTCGGGCACGTCCTCGTCGCCGCGGCCAGCGTACGTCGACAGAAGATGCGTCTTCCCCGCCGCCGCGGGAACGAGGTCCGTGATCTCATCCACGTGGTGCCGGGCCATGGCGAGGATGAGGTCGGCGCTCTCGATGCGCTCCGGCGTCAGAGCACTTGACCTGTGGTCCGAGATGTCGACACGCGACTCGGCCGCAACGGTGACCGCCTCGGGAGTCGCCGGCGCGCCCTCGATGCCGAGGGTCCCGGCGGACGTCACGCGGATGCCGTCGGCGCCGGCCTCGCGGAGCAGCTCCCGGAGCGTGCCCTGCGCCATCGCGGTGCGACAGGTGTTCCCGGAGCAGACGAGCAGAACGTTGTACGGCATGGTCCTCCGCTTCGTTCGGTCTGAACGCCCAGTGTACGGGAGGTTCTCGGGGTGAGTCAAGAATCAGGGGTTCTCGGTCCCGTGGGGCGCCCGAAGCCGGCGCGCCGGCAGGGAGCGGAGCGGGCGCGTCCGCTATGCGGCCTCGAGCACGTCGAGGACGTCCCGCGCCGGCACCGTCCCCTCCCTCAGGATCCCAGGCTCGTCCCTCGACAGGTCGACGATCGTCGACGGGGCGGTCGCCGATGCCCGATACCAGCGGATCGACACCTCGATCCAGTCCCTGAGCGGGCGGACCGCGTCGTCGACGGTCTCGGGCGGAGACTCGCCCTCGACATTGGCGCTCGGAGCCGTGATCGGAAGCTCCAGGAGCGCCAGGAGCTCGCGCACCACCTCGTTCCGCTCGACGCGGACGCCGACCGTGCCGGTCCCGGCCGTCAGCTCGTCCGGCAGCCGGCCCGACGACGGCAGAACGTACGTGAGCCCCTTGCTCCCCAGGCGCCACTCGAGCTCCTT from Candidatus Effluviviaceae Genus V sp. includes these protein-coding regions:
- a CDS encoding threonylcarbamoyl-AMP synthase; this translates as MREIDLTERSDEKMKVRLEPAARAVRDGDLIIVPTTTFYGLAADATNDLAVRRVFKAKRRDPSKPLLILVDSLSMMRPFVSEVPGAVKELEWRLGSKGLTYVLPSSGRLPDELTAGTGTVGVRVERNEVVRELLALLELPITAPSANVEGESPPETVDDAVRPLRDWIEVSIRWYRASATAPSTIVDLSRDEPGILREGTVPARDVLDVLEAA
- a CDS encoding low molecular weight protein arginine phosphatase, with amino-acid sequence MPYNVLLVCSGNTCRTAMAQGTLRELLREAGADGIRVTSAGTLGIEGAPATPEAVTVAAESRVDISDHRSSALTPERIESADLILAMARHHVDEITDLVPAAAGKTHLLSTYAGRGDEDVPDPIGGDLDEYRSSYGLIRDLLRSALPRILENER